A DNA window from Desulfatibacillum aliphaticivorans DSM 15576 contains the following coding sequences:
- a CDS encoding TetR/AcrR family transcriptional regulator: MTTTKDRILLAAEELITASGIAETTIAKIAQKAEVADSLVYQYFKNKQDLLFSVASIKLEEALDLLAEQLEGIKDPESRLRKLIWYGLKYNDLNPGYARILLFECRSNADFYKTEAYRKIRKHAGIMTDILAQGVKDGQFRNDVNMGIIRDAVYGAMDFEAISCIASGEIEKSRTDLEHLMNLILPMIKVRPDPPERDKRTRILLAAEKIFAAKGYNKAKMIDIAEEAAVSESAIYDYFKNKDDLLLAVPETRLKEHLESIMDSFDVKSPFAKLRRLIRYHFALYMINRDFLKVFLLHNQLNIQFYSSPAYKSYQKYLKILDKVVEEGQNRGDFRQDVNLRVFRNVFIGAFSHMALRWMIVEEGKNNDKMKEIDELIDLLLDAVSTPKEEAREG; encoded by the coding sequence ATGACGACAACCAAAGACAGAATATTACTGGCCGCGGAGGAACTTATCACGGCCAGCGGCATCGCAGAAACCACCATCGCCAAAATCGCTCAAAAGGCCGAAGTCGCCGACTCTTTGGTTTATCAGTATTTCAAAAACAAACAGGACTTGTTATTTTCCGTGGCCTCCATCAAGCTGGAGGAGGCCCTGGACCTTTTGGCGGAGCAGCTGGAAGGGATCAAAGACCCGGAGTCGCGCCTCCGCAAGCTCATCTGGTACGGCCTCAAGTACAACGATCTCAACCCCGGCTACGCCCGCATCCTCCTTTTTGAATGCCGCTCCAACGCGGATTTCTACAAGACCGAGGCCTACCGGAAAATCCGCAAGCACGCCGGGATCATGACCGACATACTGGCCCAGGGCGTGAAAGACGGCCAGTTTCGCAACGATGTGAATATGGGGATTATCCGGGACGCGGTGTACGGCGCCATGGACTTTGAGGCGATAAGCTGCATCGCCTCGGGGGAAATCGAAAAAAGCCGCACCGACCTGGAGCACCTCATGAACCTGATCCTTCCCATGATCAAGGTCAGGCCCGATCCTCCGGAAAGGGACAAGCGCACCAGGATTCTGCTGGCCGCGGAAAAAATCTTTGCGGCCAAGGGCTATAACAAGGCCAAAATGATCGACATCGCCGAAGAAGCGGCCGTGTCGGAAAGCGCCATTTACGATTATTTTAAAAACAAGGACGACCTGCTCCTGGCCGTCCCGGAAACCCGGCTCAAGGAGCATTTGGAGTCCATCATGGACTCCTTTGACGTAAAGAGCCCCTTCGCCAAGCTAAGGCGCCTGATCCGCTACCACTTCGCCCTGTACATGATCAACCGGGATTTCCTGAAGGTGTTTCTGCTCCACAATCAACTGAACATCCAGTTTTACTCGTCGCCAGCCTACAAAAGCTACCAGAAATATCTGAAGATCCTCGACAAGGTGGTCGAGGAGGGCCAAAACCGGGGCGACTTCCGCCAGGACGTAAACCTGCGGGTTTTCCGCAACGTGTTCATCGGCGCCTTCAGCCACATGGCGTTACGCTGGATGATTGTGGAGGAAGGAAAAAACAACGACAAAATGAAGGAAATCGACGAATTGATCGACCTGCTCTTGGACGCCGTGTCCACGCCCAAGGAAGAGGCCCGGGAAGGTTAG
- a CDS encoding enoyl-CoA hydratase/isomerase family protein, with translation MGDQSNSQELIIRKEGPVWRVILNRPEKKNAINDNMFAGLKRLAEEITENPDLCRVVVFSGAGDVFCSGGDLKTLMGGGYGGDVSAIRNEFRGLQHTLDQVEAMPVPTIAAIHGYALGAGLQLALACDFRIAAEDAKLGLPDVKNGFIPGIGATTRLPRLIGLARAKELLLMGSNIDAKKALDFGLVNAAVPLEDLESAVEEWCSRLIRRAPMAVAAGKYLLNTWADLEETADVQMKLLASEDAKEGVTAFFERRAPNFKGK, from the coding sequence ATGGGCGACCAGAGTAATTCTCAGGAGCTGATTATTAGGAAAGAAGGTCCGGTTTGGCGGGTGATCTTAAATCGGCCGGAAAAGAAAAACGCCATCAATGATAACATGTTCGCGGGCCTTAAACGGCTTGCCGAAGAGATAACGGAGAATCCCGACCTGTGCCGGGTTGTGGTGTTCAGCGGGGCCGGAGACGTGTTCTGTTCGGGCGGGGATTTGAAAACCCTCATGGGCGGCGGCTACGGCGGCGACGTTTCCGCCATCAGAAACGAGTTCCGGGGCTTGCAGCACACCCTTGATCAGGTGGAAGCCATGCCGGTCCCCACGATCGCGGCCATCCACGGATACGCTCTGGGCGCCGGCCTGCAATTGGCCCTGGCCTGCGATTTCCGCATTGCCGCGGAGGACGCCAAGCTGGGATTGCCTGACGTGAAAAACGGCTTCATCCCCGGAATCGGCGCAACCACCCGGCTGCCCCGGCTCATCGGCTTGGCCCGGGCCAAGGAACTGCTGCTCATGGGATCCAATATTGACGCAAAAAAAGCCCTGGATTTCGGGCTGGTCAACGCAGCGGTTCCCTTGGAGGACTTGGAGTCGGCCGTGGAGGAATGGTGCAGTCGGTTGATCCGGCGGGCGCCCATGGCCGTGGCTGCGGGTAAATATTTATTGAACACCTGGGCCGACCTGGAGGAAACCGCGGACGTGCAGATGAAGCTCCTGGCCAGCGAGGACGCCAAGGAAGGCGTCACCGCTTTTTTTGAACGGCGCGCCCCGAATTTTAAGGGGAAGTAA
- a CDS encoding 4Fe-4S binding protein, with protein sequence MKRLAAVLGDQGKKHWQARTAYRRLAKHLNTMPVGFPRSVSGVEKRILRSIFTPGEAEAALHLSYKPEPKDVILARASQKGIPSAEMERRLASMEKNGALLIKNPDGEPQICLLPFVVGFFETQIASMNAGLYLDATQYMAEAMGFEYLSTVPQQMRIVPVEKSITPQHRISTHDEIRRIIADAGDSIALTTCICRKGRDMLGAPCERTDRRETCMAFHDFGEMYIKNGWARRIGVEEAMEVIALSERDGLVIEVSNEKNPSFACMCCPCCCGVFNMLAAAPRPADFVQSNFRAALDSDKCVLCGKCEKRCPTQAIKMKKDAVKIDLGKCIGCGLCAAACKPQALTMAPKTRQRTPPEDYSALMDAIMANKKGFVGKAASTIKGALGIKR encoded by the coding sequence ATGAAAAGGCTTGCAGCAGTCCTGGGGGACCAGGGTAAGAAGCACTGGCAGGCGCGAACGGCTTACAGGAGGCTCGCCAAGCATTTGAACACCATGCCGGTGGGCTTCCCCCGGTCCGTGAGCGGGGTGGAAAAAAGGATTTTGCGGTCCATCTTCACTCCGGGGGAGGCGGAGGCCGCCCTGCACCTGAGCTACAAGCCGGAGCCCAAGGACGTCATCCTGGCCCGTGCCTCCCAAAAGGGCATTCCTTCCGCGGAAATGGAGCGGCGCCTGGCCAGTATGGAAAAGAACGGCGCCCTTCTCATCAAGAATCCGGATGGAGAGCCCCAAATCTGCCTGCTTCCCTTTGTGGTCGGTTTTTTCGAAACCCAGATCGCCTCCATGAACGCAGGCCTGTACTTGGACGCCACCCAGTACATGGCCGAGGCCATGGGCTTTGAATATTTGTCCACGGTTCCCCAGCAGATGCGCATCGTTCCGGTGGAAAAAAGCATCACGCCCCAGCACAGGATCTCCACCCACGACGAAATCCGCCGCATCATCGCAGACGCCGGAGACAGCATCGCCCTGACCACCTGCATCTGCCGCAAGGGACGGGACATGCTGGGCGCGCCCTGCGAAAGGACGGACCGGCGGGAGACCTGCATGGCCTTTCATGACTTCGGGGAAATGTACATCAAAAACGGATGGGCCAGGAGGATCGGCGTGGAGGAGGCCATGGAGGTGATCGCCCTGTCCGAAAGGGACGGCCTGGTGATCGAGGTCTCCAACGAAAAAAATCCCTCCTTCGCCTGCATGTGCTGTCCCTGCTGCTGCGGGGTCTTCAACATGCTGGCGGCCGCGCCCCGGCCCGCGGACTTTGTGCAGTCCAATTTCAGGGCCGCCCTGGATTCGGACAAATGCGTCCTGTGCGGCAAATGCGAAAAGCGCTGCCCCACCCAGGCCATTAAAATGAAAAAAGACGCCGTCAAAATCGACCTGGGCAAATGCATCGGCTGCGGCCTGTGCGCCGCAGCCTGCAAGCCCCAAGCCTTGACCATGGCGCCCAAGACCAGGCAACGGACTCCGCCCGAGGATTACAGCGCGCTCATGGACGCCATCATGGCCAACAAAAAAGGGTTTGTAGGCAAGGCGGCCAGCACGATCAAGGGTGCGCTCGGGATTAAACGCTAA
- a CDS encoding MaoC family dehydratase, which yields MSEILEFGKVDLGYEIPEQIRHITQEKINKNAEGSLDFNPIHIDPAWAKKVNLMGKGTTIAHGIMTGAFMGKIVTDWAYPGGAFLQMLDVKFIHPVRPGDDITARGKVTEKHPRPGDESFVVLELWCENQEGVKVGVGQAAVRIPV from the coding sequence ATGTCGGAAATATTGGAATTTGGAAAAGTTGACCTGGGTTATGAAATTCCCGAGCAAATCAGGCATATCACCCAGGAGAAGATCAACAAGAACGCGGAGGGCTCTCTTGATTTCAACCCCATCCACATCGATCCGGCCTGGGCCAAAAAGGTGAATCTCATGGGCAAAGGGACGACAATCGCCCACGGCATCATGACCGGGGCCTTTATGGGAAAGATCGTCACGGACTGGGCGTATCCCGGCGGCGCATTTTTACAAATGCTGGACGTTAAATTCATCCATCCCGTGCGTCCGGGGGACGACATCACGGCCAGGGGCAAGGTGACGGAAAAGCATCCCCGCCCGGGAGATGAGTCCTTTGTGGTCCTGGAGCTTTGGTGCGAAAACCAGGAGGGCGTCAAGGTGGGGGTGGGGCAGGCTGCGGTTAGGATTCCGGTTTAG